A DNA window from Arachis hypogaea cultivar Tifrunner chromosome 18, arahy.Tifrunner.gnm2.J5K5, whole genome shotgun sequence contains the following coding sequences:
- the LOC140181491 gene encoding uncharacterized protein: MALYEALYGRKCQFLLCWYKSGEKSLLGPEIIAKTTEQIKKMLITQSHQKSYADQRRKPLEFEEGEHVFLKRIRPVAYRIALPPHLSKLNNVFHMLQLHKYTPDASHILESEPVQVREYLTLSVIPVRIDDITIKRLCGKEVSLVKVA; the protein is encoded by the exons ATGGCTTTGTATGAGGCTCTATATGGGAGGAAGTGTCAATTTCTGCTATGCTGGTATAAATCTGGAGAGAAGAGCTTGTTAGGGCCTGAAATTATAGCTAAGACTACTGAGCAGATAAAGAAAATGCTTATCACGCAAAGCCatcaaaagagctatgctgatCAAAGGCGAAAGCCTTTAgaatttgaagaaggagagcatgtgTTTCTGAAG AGGATTAGGCCGGTGGCTTATAGGATCGCTTTACCGCCGCATCTTTCGAAGCTGAACAACGTATTTCACATGTTGCAGCTTCATAAATATACTCCTGATGCAAGTCATATTCTGGAATCGGAACCGGTTCAAGTACGAGAATATCTGACGCTTTCAGTAATTCCAGTTAGGATCGACGACATCACCATCAAACGTTTGTGCGGGAAGGAAGTATCATTGGTGAAAGTAGCTTAG